The sequence CGGGAACGGGGATCCGCCTTTCTGCAGGACTTCTTGCCGGACTTCCACAAATCACTGCCACTCTAACAGGGGATGCCTCTCTTTGCAAACGCCCCATGGCAAGGATTATGAATCCACTTCGTGAAATGGGAGCAGACATTGTATCGGTCGAAGGGAATGATCGGGCTCCTCTTCGCGTAACGGGAAAACAACTCAAATCTTATTCTTATACTAGTCCCATTGCTTCGGCACAAATTAAAAGTGCTTTGGTGCTTGCGGCTCTTGCTTCTGAGATTTCTATTGATTACAAAGAGTCGGAAGTTTCCCGCGATCATACAGAAAATATGATTCGATTCCTCGGAGGAAACATCAAACACCATTCCCCAGTTCATTTTACTGTTGAGCCACCTTATCATTTTGAAGGGGCAAAGTTTGTGATCCCTGGAGATATTTCCAGTGCTGCCTTTTATATTGTTTTTGGACTTTGTGCGGGTGGGACAGAACCTCTTCTCATTCGTAACATTGGACTCAATCCTTCACGTGTGGGGATCATCACAGTTCTTAGAAATATGGGTGGAAAAATAGAAGTTACCGCCAAACGACAAGAATGTGGTGAAGAAATCGGAGATTTACTTGTTTATCCTTCCAAATTAAAAAGATCAGTGATTACAGAAGATTTGATTCCGTCCATCATCGATGAAATTCCGATCCTTACCATTGCTGGGTTGTTTTCCGAAGGGGGATTCCAAATTTCGCATGCGGAAGAACTGAGAGCA comes from Leptospira mtsangambouensis and encodes:
- the aroA gene encoding 3-phosphoshikimate 1-carboxyvinyltransferase; its protein translation is MLKPQIKLSAKKEIYVPGDKSISHRSVLFSALSQGKSEIHGFLEGEDPLHTLNCFASLGLSVEPLRKGSYSVQSPGKQNLKSPKGVLDFGNAGTGIRLSAGLLAGLPQITATLTGDASLCKRPMARIMNPLREMGADIVSVEGNDRAPLRVTGKQLKSYSYTSPIASAQIKSALVLAALASEISIDYKESEVSRDHTENMIRFLGGNIKHHSPVHFTVEPPYHFEGAKFVIPGDISSAAFYIVFGLCAGGTEPLLIRNIGLNPSRVGIITVLRNMGGKIEVTAKRQECGEEIGDLLVYPSKLKRSVITEDLIPSIIDEIPILTIAGLFSEGGFQISHAEELRAKESDRIQSMVSNLERLGVTVMESKDGYEFGEVKEIKTSAIETFMDHRIAMSFAILSKLSGVELTFDDTSWVDTSFPGFFEILKSF